From the genome of Biomphalaria glabrata chromosome 1, xgBioGlab47.1, whole genome shotgun sequence, one region includes:
- the LOC106058281 gene encoding 2,3-bisphosphoglycerate-dependent phosphoglycerate mutase-like yields MHCVIMDEQPWKPKHVLIIVRHGESVFTQQNLFCGFAHDADLTDVGIQEAIRAGKLLKENNIQLDMAFTSVLKRAIKTLFYIQEELDCHWLPVVKTWRLNERHYGALQGLHKSETAEKYGEDQVKLWRRSYDVKPPPLDINDERWPGKQRQYAAMDQGMFPTSESLKDTIQRTLPCWYDQIAPAVKSGKNVLIVAHGNSLRGIIKYLDRVSDEDIVDYEVPTGIPMVYHLDEDLQPTKRYYLASDEEVALAQTLLANQGKIREK; encoded by the exons ATGCATTGTGTGATTATGGATGAGCAGCCATGGAAACCAAAACACGTGCTTATAATAGTCAGGCATGGGGAAAGTGTCTTCACCCAGCAGAATCTTTTTTGTGGATTTGCACATGATGCTGACTTGACTGATGTAGGAATACAGGAAGCAATAAGAGCTGGCAAG CTGCTAAAAGAGAACAATATACAATTGGATATGGCTTTTACTAGTGTGTTGAAAAGAGCaattaaaactttgttttaCATTCAAGAAGAGCTTGATTGCCATTGGTTACCAGTAGTCAAAACCTGGCGTCTTAATGAAAGGCATTATGGAGCACTTCAAGGTCTTCATAAATCTGAAACTGCAGAGAAGTACGGAGAGGACCAAGTGAAG TTGTGGAGGAGATCATATGATGTTAAACCCCCTCCACTTGACATAAATGATGAGAGGTGGCCTGGCAAACAAAGGCAGTATGCA GCAATGGATCAAGGAATGTTTCCGACGAGTGAAAGTTTGAAAGATACCATTCAACGAACACTGCCTTGTTGGTATGATCAAATAGCACCTGCAGTTAag AGtggaaaaaatgttttgattgtaGCCCATGGCAACAGCTTGCGTGGCATCATAAAATACTTGGATAGAGTTTCAGACGAGGATATTGTTGACTACGAGGTTCCTACAG GCATTCCAATGGTATATCACCTTGATGAAGATTTGCAGCCTACCAAGCGATATTATTTAGCATCAGATGAAGAGGTAGCCCTCGCTCAGACCTTGCTAGCCAATCAAGGCAAGATAAGAGAGAAATGA